From a region of the Sminthopsis crassicaudata isolate SCR6 chromosome 6, ASM4859323v1, whole genome shotgun sequence genome:
- the ZNF518B gene encoding zinc finger protein 518B isoform X6 translates to MPGTEHAEDCIPEISLTEGLELNTQLFLEMQIKKMKEIIPQLYTNQVNDRNNSLTTSPKQLDSEHVNQPNGHEVQPNGHEARRLHGYQERRAEDDDRMSIVTCMRCRSVQKIPLEELKKDQMFFACVKCNLGVSPPFPSLNDMPNAIDSGNKDNATSRTITNQFKVKNFQPGKYYCDKCRFSTKDALQYKKHTLQHEDIKFFCSHCSYVSYTKGEFQRHLVKHTGSFPYQCEYCDYGAVRNDYIVKHTRRVHETSGEKRTFKQTLEYQSKRISFSKQNSEVLFSEGPKSSSFLNEPSDLSLCFPGHGDQDRADCEPIPFKKSRECSKEEAASAPDQACLPEPSKVNFFENENIEVELLSPAKEAVKPGVPLTVVAPAELKVPENCLAQLIDVKVVNGTQQLVLKLIPLKEKSGLAPGSDEGKYELVSRSTVPYEREKLVPTEQALPAVHRSPEKPLDINNLHSTDYTHVKDLGRRKTCVSQVLKDKAEMYQSPCKSCPNRDRIGEWRQEMPSVPYRAALSPVSSRDGDMRQNKCCSSLSVVNSGTLCSPLKRSGVVSHLSALSSYQDRSPNHLEKSPSTCRPAEAIGTFAERGILPVSPRASLHRNEVGSFKMVAYSKSPKQAQAKEPSGDLNWVPNSSLHGEQSHITLIGENDNNTQDPEEIILEDLMGVTIQNSESTSSDGPVISSVFSLSSGIENIPEGIKWDDASCCRTTSVNSLQRKIVQLVAATDSSAPSLSPLNPVEHLSLPLGTPIDCVLAHPALNLDPRPRWELQNNIAGIEQFTHQQMQVQNSEEKHPEGGERRKGPDARPGLGELSSTEKERLVENKRPCNVFGNKRLSPTSVSFNFLEQVDLSLTNKSQSTESSRNLGTSLENKPNQELTTSTVFNQSNSACSQPKEAVDKDKQEKMTFKDPTESKMKTKEAVISKKKPDLQSDSSNSLPDVCIFMTSRHLRLMPVRTEQLIKCPRRNQPVVVLNHPDVDSVEVINVMKVVNKYKGNVLKVVLSERTCDQLGVKRHHSRLIYQNTEAMPVKKQTMLKMKLKKIHKNSYQVVDSLPVLEGPT, encoded by the exons ATGCCAGGAACGGAACATGCCGAGGATTGCATACCAGAGATATCATTGACTGAAGGCTTGGAACTCAACACACAATTGtttttagaaatgcaaattaagaaaatgaaggaaataataccACAGTTGTATACAAATCAGGTGAATGACAGAAATAACTCTTTGACTACATCCCCCAAACAACTTGACAGTGAACATGTGAATCAGCCCAATGGGCATGAAGTTCAGCCCAATGGGCATGAAGCTCGCCGCCTCCATGGGTATCAAGAGAGAAGGGCAGAGGATGATGACAGGATGTCTATTGTTACTTGTATGAGGTGTAGAAGTGTTCAAAAAATCCCACTCGAGGAGCTGAAAAAGGACCAGATGTTCTTTGCTTGTGTCAAGTGCAACTTAGGTgtatctcctcccttcccttccttgaaTGATATGCCAAATGCTATTGATTCAGGAAATAAAGACAATGCTACTTCAAGGACTATTACTAAccaatttaaagtaaaaaacttTCAGCCAGGCAAATATTACTGTGATAAGTGCCGATTTTCTACCAAGGACGCTCTGCAATATAAAAAGCACACACTCCAGCATGAAGATATAAAATTCTTTTGTTCACACTGCAGCTATGTCTCCTACACAAAAGGAGAATTCCAGAGGCATTTGGTGAAACACACAGGATCATTTCCGTATCAGTGTGAGTATTGTGATTATGGTGCCGTCAGAAATGATTACATAGTTAAGCACACACGACGAGTTCATGAGACCAGCGGAGAGAAGCGAACTTTTAAACAGACTCTGGAATACCAGTCAAAGAGAATCAGTTTTTCCAAACAGAACTCTGAGGTTCTTTTCAGTGAAGGTCCTAAGTCAAGTTCTTTTCTGAATGAGCCATCAGATTTGTCTTTATGTTTCCCTGGCCATGGAGATCAGGACAGAGCAGACTGTGAACCTATTCCCTTTAAAAAGTCCAGGGAGTGCAGCAAGGAGGAAGCAGCTTCAGCTCCTGACCAAGCCTGCCTTCCAGAACCAAGCAAAGTTAacttttttgagaatgaaaacaTAGAAGTCGAGTTATTGTCACCAGCCAAAGAAGCTGTGAAGCCAGGCGTGCCACTGACTGTGGTGGCCCCAGCCGAACTGAAAGTTCCTGAGAACTGTTTAGCCCAGTTGATAGATGTGAAGGTAGTCAATGGAACCCAACAACTTGTTTTAAAGCTAATTCCTCTGAAAGAAAAAAGTGGCCTTGCGCCTGGCTCTGATGAAGGTAAGTATGAGCTTGTGAGCAGATCCACAGTGCCATATGAGCGAGAAAAACTAGTGCCTACTGAACAAGCTCTACCAGCAGTGCACAGGAGTCCTGAAAAGCCATTGGACATTAATAATCTGCACTCCACAGATTATACCCATGTGAAGGATCTAGGTCGCAGAAAGACTTGTGTTTCTCAAGTGTTAAAGGATAAAGCAGAGATGTATCAAAGCCCATGTAAGTCCTGTCCAAATCGTGACAGAATTGGGGAGTGGAGGCAAGAAATGCCTTCAGTTCCATATCGAGCAGCTCTTTCTCCTGTTTCCTCAAGAGATGGTGATATGAGACAAAATAAGTGTTGTTCTTCGTTGTCTGTGGTGAACAGTGGTACTTTATGCAGTCCTTTGAAAAGGTCAGGTGTTGTGTCACATTTGTCTGCCCTCTCTTCCTATCAAGACCGATCTCCGAATCATTTAGAGAAATCACCTTCAACTTGCAGACCTGCTGAAGCTATTGGGACTTTTGCAGAAAGAGGCATTTTGCCAGTAAGCCCAAGGGCCTCTCTGCATAGAAATGAAGTTGGTAGTTTTAAAATGGTAGCTTACAGCAAATCACCGAAACAAGCACAAGCAAAAGAACCTTCAGGTGATCTAAACTGGGTGCCAAATTCCTCATTACATGGTGAACAATCACACATCACTTTAATTGGAGAAAATGATAACAACACCCAAGACCCTGAGGAGATTATTTTGGAAGATCTGATGGGAGTTACTATTCAGAATTCAGAAAGCACTTCATCAGATGGTCCTGTTATTTCATCAGTATTTTCTCTCAGTTCTGGGATTGAAAATATCCCCGAAGGAATTAAATGGGACGATGCAAGTTGTTGTAGGACAACATCAGTCAATTCATTGCAAAGGAAAATCGTCCAGTTGGTTGCTGCTACTGATTCTTCAGCACCTTCATTGTCTCCTTTAAACCCTGTGGAACATCTCTCCCTACCTTTGGGAACTCCCATAGACTGTGTTCTGGCACATCCTGCACTGAACCTAGATCCTCGCCCACGTTGGGAACTACAGAACAACATTGCTGGTATTGAACAATTTACTCATCAGCAGATGCAAGTCCAGAACAGTGAGGAGAAGCACCCGGAGGGTGGTGAAAGGAGGAAGGGTCCTGATGCCAGACCTGGCTTGGGAGAGCTCAGTTCCACTGAGAAGGAACGTTTAGTAGAGAATAAGCGGCCTTGCAATGTGTTTGGCAACAAAAGGCTGTCGCCAACATCTGTTTCCTTCAATTTTCTTGAACAAGTAGATTTATCTTTGACAAATAAAAGTCAGTCAACAGAGAGTTCCAGGAATCTTGGTACATCATTGGAGAATAAACCAAATCAAGAACTGACTACTAGTACTGTTTTTAACCAATCAAATTCTGCATGTTCACAGCCAAAAGAAGCCGTTGACAAGGATAAGCAGGAAAAAATGACTTTCAAAGATCCCACGGAGTCCAAAATGAAGACAAAGGAGGCAGTTATCTCCAAGAAAAAACCAGACCTTCAATCTGACTCCAGCAACTCGCTTCCAGATGTTTGTATTTTTATGACATCAAGACATCTCAGACTTATGCCTGTCAGAACAGAACAATTGATTAAATGCCCCCGCCGGAACCAGCCAGTTGTTGTGTTAAACCATCCAGATGTTGATTCAGTGGAAGTGATTAATGTGATGAAGGTTGTCAACAAGTACAAAGGCAATGTCCTCAAAGTGGTTTTATCTGAGCGAACATGTGACCAGCTAGGTGTAAAACGGCATCACAGTCGACTTATCTATCAGAACACGGAGGCAATGCCAGTGAAAAAGCAGACTATGCtgaaaatgaaacttaaaaagaTCCACAAGAACAGCTACCAGGTAGTGGATTCCTTACCAG tacTCGAAGGGCCTACTTAA
- the ZNF518B gene encoding zinc finger protein 518B isoform X4 — protein sequence MPGTEHAEDCIPEISLTEGLELNTQLFLEMQIKKMKEIIPQLYTNQVNDRNNSLTTSPKQLDSEHVNQPNGHEVQPNGHEARRLHGYQERRAEDDDRMSIVTCMRCRSVQKIPLEELKKDQMFFACVKCNLGVSPPFPSLNDMPNAIDSGNKDNATSRTITNQFKVKNFQPGKYYCDKCRFSTKDALQYKKHTLQHEDIKFFCSHCSYVSYTKGEFQRHLVKHTGSFPYQCEYCDYGAVRNDYIVKHTRRVHETSGEKRTFKQTLEYQSKRISFSKQNSEVLFSEGPKSSSFLNEPSDLSLCFPGHGDQDRADCEPIPFKKSRECSKEEAASAPDQACLPEPSKVNFFENENIEVELLSPAKEAVKPGVPLTVVAPAELKVPENCLAQLIDVKVVNGTQQLVLKLIPLKEKSGLAPGSDEGKYELVSRSTVPYEREKLVPTEQALPAVHRSPEKPLDINNLHSTDYTHVKDLGRRKTCVSQVLKDKAEMYQSPCKSCPNRDRIGEWRQEMPSVPYRAALSPVSSRDGDMRQNKCCSSLSVVNSGTLCSPLKRSGVVSHLSALSSYQDRSPNHLEKSPSTCRPAEAIGTFAERGILPVSPRASLHRNEVGSFKMVAYSKSPKQAQAKEPSGDLNWVPNSSLHGEQSHITLIGENDNNTQDPEEIILEDLMGVTIQNSESTSSDGPVISSVFSLSSGIENIPEGIKWDDASCCRTTSVNSLQRKIVQLVAATDSSAPSLSPLNPVEHLSLPLGTPIDCVLAHPALNLDPRPRWELQNNIAGIEQFTHQQMQVQNSEEKHPEGGERRKGPDARPGLGELSSTEKERLVENKRPCNVFGNKRLSPTSVSFNFLEQVDLSLTNKSQSTESSRNLGTSLENKPNQELTTSTVFNQSNSACSQPKEAVDKDKQEKMTFKDPTESKMKTKEAVISKKKPDLQSDSSNSLPDVCIFMTSRHLRLMPVRTEQLIKCPRRNQPVVVLNHPDVDSVEVINVMKVVNKYKGNVLKVVLSERTCDQLGVKRHHSRLIYQNTEAMPVKKQTMLKMKLKKIHKNSYQVVDSLPGESVQVLEGPT from the exons ATGCCAGGAACGGAACATGCCGAGGATTGCATACCAGAGATATCATTGACTGAAGGCTTGGAACTCAACACACAATTGtttttagaaatgcaaattaagaaaatgaaggaaataataccACAGTTGTATACAAATCAGGTGAATGACAGAAATAACTCTTTGACTACATCCCCCAAACAACTTGACAGTGAACATGTGAATCAGCCCAATGGGCATGAAGTTCAGCCCAATGGGCATGAAGCTCGCCGCCTCCATGGGTATCAAGAGAGAAGGGCAGAGGATGATGACAGGATGTCTATTGTTACTTGTATGAGGTGTAGAAGTGTTCAAAAAATCCCACTCGAGGAGCTGAAAAAGGACCAGATGTTCTTTGCTTGTGTCAAGTGCAACTTAGGTgtatctcctcccttcccttccttgaaTGATATGCCAAATGCTATTGATTCAGGAAATAAAGACAATGCTACTTCAAGGACTATTACTAAccaatttaaagtaaaaaacttTCAGCCAGGCAAATATTACTGTGATAAGTGCCGATTTTCTACCAAGGACGCTCTGCAATATAAAAAGCACACACTCCAGCATGAAGATATAAAATTCTTTTGTTCACACTGCAGCTATGTCTCCTACACAAAAGGAGAATTCCAGAGGCATTTGGTGAAACACACAGGATCATTTCCGTATCAGTGTGAGTATTGTGATTATGGTGCCGTCAGAAATGATTACATAGTTAAGCACACACGACGAGTTCATGAGACCAGCGGAGAGAAGCGAACTTTTAAACAGACTCTGGAATACCAGTCAAAGAGAATCAGTTTTTCCAAACAGAACTCTGAGGTTCTTTTCAGTGAAGGTCCTAAGTCAAGTTCTTTTCTGAATGAGCCATCAGATTTGTCTTTATGTTTCCCTGGCCATGGAGATCAGGACAGAGCAGACTGTGAACCTATTCCCTTTAAAAAGTCCAGGGAGTGCAGCAAGGAGGAAGCAGCTTCAGCTCCTGACCAAGCCTGCCTTCCAGAACCAAGCAAAGTTAacttttttgagaatgaaaacaTAGAAGTCGAGTTATTGTCACCAGCCAAAGAAGCTGTGAAGCCAGGCGTGCCACTGACTGTGGTGGCCCCAGCCGAACTGAAAGTTCCTGAGAACTGTTTAGCCCAGTTGATAGATGTGAAGGTAGTCAATGGAACCCAACAACTTGTTTTAAAGCTAATTCCTCTGAAAGAAAAAAGTGGCCTTGCGCCTGGCTCTGATGAAGGTAAGTATGAGCTTGTGAGCAGATCCACAGTGCCATATGAGCGAGAAAAACTAGTGCCTACTGAACAAGCTCTACCAGCAGTGCACAGGAGTCCTGAAAAGCCATTGGACATTAATAATCTGCACTCCACAGATTATACCCATGTGAAGGATCTAGGTCGCAGAAAGACTTGTGTTTCTCAAGTGTTAAAGGATAAAGCAGAGATGTATCAAAGCCCATGTAAGTCCTGTCCAAATCGTGACAGAATTGGGGAGTGGAGGCAAGAAATGCCTTCAGTTCCATATCGAGCAGCTCTTTCTCCTGTTTCCTCAAGAGATGGTGATATGAGACAAAATAAGTGTTGTTCTTCGTTGTCTGTGGTGAACAGTGGTACTTTATGCAGTCCTTTGAAAAGGTCAGGTGTTGTGTCACATTTGTCTGCCCTCTCTTCCTATCAAGACCGATCTCCGAATCATTTAGAGAAATCACCTTCAACTTGCAGACCTGCTGAAGCTATTGGGACTTTTGCAGAAAGAGGCATTTTGCCAGTAAGCCCAAGGGCCTCTCTGCATAGAAATGAAGTTGGTAGTTTTAAAATGGTAGCTTACAGCAAATCACCGAAACAAGCACAAGCAAAAGAACCTTCAGGTGATCTAAACTGGGTGCCAAATTCCTCATTACATGGTGAACAATCACACATCACTTTAATTGGAGAAAATGATAACAACACCCAAGACCCTGAGGAGATTATTTTGGAAGATCTGATGGGAGTTACTATTCAGAATTCAGAAAGCACTTCATCAGATGGTCCTGTTATTTCATCAGTATTTTCTCTCAGTTCTGGGATTGAAAATATCCCCGAAGGAATTAAATGGGACGATGCAAGTTGTTGTAGGACAACATCAGTCAATTCATTGCAAAGGAAAATCGTCCAGTTGGTTGCTGCTACTGATTCTTCAGCACCTTCATTGTCTCCTTTAAACCCTGTGGAACATCTCTCCCTACCTTTGGGAACTCCCATAGACTGTGTTCTGGCACATCCTGCACTGAACCTAGATCCTCGCCCACGTTGGGAACTACAGAACAACATTGCTGGTATTGAACAATTTACTCATCAGCAGATGCAAGTCCAGAACAGTGAGGAGAAGCACCCGGAGGGTGGTGAAAGGAGGAAGGGTCCTGATGCCAGACCTGGCTTGGGAGAGCTCAGTTCCACTGAGAAGGAACGTTTAGTAGAGAATAAGCGGCCTTGCAATGTGTTTGGCAACAAAAGGCTGTCGCCAACATCTGTTTCCTTCAATTTTCTTGAACAAGTAGATTTATCTTTGACAAATAAAAGTCAGTCAACAGAGAGTTCCAGGAATCTTGGTACATCATTGGAGAATAAACCAAATCAAGAACTGACTACTAGTACTGTTTTTAACCAATCAAATTCTGCATGTTCACAGCCAAAAGAAGCCGTTGACAAGGATAAGCAGGAAAAAATGACTTTCAAAGATCCCACGGAGTCCAAAATGAAGACAAAGGAGGCAGTTATCTCCAAGAAAAAACCAGACCTTCAATCTGACTCCAGCAACTCGCTTCCAGATGTTTGTATTTTTATGACATCAAGACATCTCAGACTTATGCCTGTCAGAACAGAACAATTGATTAAATGCCCCCGCCGGAACCAGCCAGTTGTTGTGTTAAACCATCCAGATGTTGATTCAGTGGAAGTGATTAATGTGATGAAGGTTGTCAACAAGTACAAAGGCAATGTCCTCAAAGTGGTTTTATCTGAGCGAACATGTGACCAGCTAGGTGTAAAACGGCATCACAGTCGACTTATCTATCAGAACACGGAGGCAATGCCAGTGAAAAAGCAGACTATGCtgaaaatgaaacttaaaaagaTCCACAAGAACAGCTACCAGGTAGTGGATTCCTTACCAGGTGAATCAGTACAGG tacTCGAAGGGCCTACTTAA
- the ZNF518B gene encoding zinc finger protein 518B isoform X2, whose amino-acid sequence MPGTEHAEDCIPEISLTEGLELNTQLFLEMQIKKMKEIIPQLYTNQVNDRNNSLTTSPKQLDSEHVNQPNGHEVQPNGHEARRLHGYQERRAEDDDRMSIVTCMRCRSVQKIPLEELKKDQMFFACVKCNLGVSPPFPSLNDMPNAIDSGNKDNATSRTITNQFKVKNFQPGKYYCDKCRFSTKDALQYKKHTLQHEDIKFFCSHCSYVSYTKGEFQRHLVKHTGSFPYQCEYCDYGAVRNDYIVKHTRRVHETSGEKRTFKQTLEYQSKRISFSKQNSEVLFSEGPKSSSFLNEPSDLSLCFPGHGDQDRADCEPIPFKKSRECSKEEAASAPDQACLPEPSKVNFFENENIEVELLSPAKEAVKPGVPLTVVAPAELKVPENCLAQLIDVKVVNGTQQLVLKLIPLKEKSGLAPGSDEGKYELVSRSTVPYEREKLVPTEQALPAVHRSPEKPLDINNLHSTDYTHVKDLGRRKTCVSQVLKDKAEMYQSPCKSCPNRDRIGEWRQEMPSVPYRAALSPVSSRDGDMRQNKCCSSLSVVNSGTLCSPLKRSGVVSHLSALSSYQDRSPNHLEKSPSTCRPAEAIGTFAERGILPVSPRASLHRNEVGSFKMVAYSKSPKQAQAKEPSGDLNWVPNSSLHGEQSHITLIGENDNNTQDPEEIILEDLMGVTIQNSESTSSDGPVISSVFSLSSGIENIPEGIKWDDASCCRTTSVNSLQRKIVQLVAATDSSAPSLSPLNPVEHLSLPLGTPIDCVLAHPALNLDPRPRWELQNNIAGIEQFTHQQMQVQNSEEKHPEGGERRKGPDARPGLGELSSTEKERLVENKRPCNVFGNKRLSPTSVSFNFLEQVDLSLTNKSQSTESSRNLGTSLENKPNQELTTSTVFNQSNSACSQPKEAVDKDKQEKMTFKDPTESKMKTKEAVISKKKPDLQSDSSNSLPDVCIFMTSRHLRLMPVRTEQLIKCPRRNQPVVVLNHPDVDSVEVINVMKVVNKYKGNVLKVVLSERTCDQLGVKRHHSRLIYQNTEAMPVKKQTMLKMKLKKIHKNSYQVQSMDASISAEREQPGPGDAGTPLSCGLEAAP is encoded by the coding sequence ATGCCAGGAACGGAACATGCCGAGGATTGCATACCAGAGATATCATTGACTGAAGGCTTGGAACTCAACACACAATTGtttttagaaatgcaaattaagaaaatgaaggaaataataccACAGTTGTATACAAATCAGGTGAATGACAGAAATAACTCTTTGACTACATCCCCCAAACAACTTGACAGTGAACATGTGAATCAGCCCAATGGGCATGAAGTTCAGCCCAATGGGCATGAAGCTCGCCGCCTCCATGGGTATCAAGAGAGAAGGGCAGAGGATGATGACAGGATGTCTATTGTTACTTGTATGAGGTGTAGAAGTGTTCAAAAAATCCCACTCGAGGAGCTGAAAAAGGACCAGATGTTCTTTGCTTGTGTCAAGTGCAACTTAGGTgtatctcctcccttcccttccttgaaTGATATGCCAAATGCTATTGATTCAGGAAATAAAGACAATGCTACTTCAAGGACTATTACTAAccaatttaaagtaaaaaacttTCAGCCAGGCAAATATTACTGTGATAAGTGCCGATTTTCTACCAAGGACGCTCTGCAATATAAAAAGCACACACTCCAGCATGAAGATATAAAATTCTTTTGTTCACACTGCAGCTATGTCTCCTACACAAAAGGAGAATTCCAGAGGCATTTGGTGAAACACACAGGATCATTTCCGTATCAGTGTGAGTATTGTGATTATGGTGCCGTCAGAAATGATTACATAGTTAAGCACACACGACGAGTTCATGAGACCAGCGGAGAGAAGCGAACTTTTAAACAGACTCTGGAATACCAGTCAAAGAGAATCAGTTTTTCCAAACAGAACTCTGAGGTTCTTTTCAGTGAAGGTCCTAAGTCAAGTTCTTTTCTGAATGAGCCATCAGATTTGTCTTTATGTTTCCCTGGCCATGGAGATCAGGACAGAGCAGACTGTGAACCTATTCCCTTTAAAAAGTCCAGGGAGTGCAGCAAGGAGGAAGCAGCTTCAGCTCCTGACCAAGCCTGCCTTCCAGAACCAAGCAAAGTTAacttttttgagaatgaaaacaTAGAAGTCGAGTTATTGTCACCAGCCAAAGAAGCTGTGAAGCCAGGCGTGCCACTGACTGTGGTGGCCCCAGCCGAACTGAAAGTTCCTGAGAACTGTTTAGCCCAGTTGATAGATGTGAAGGTAGTCAATGGAACCCAACAACTTGTTTTAAAGCTAATTCCTCTGAAAGAAAAAAGTGGCCTTGCGCCTGGCTCTGATGAAGGTAAGTATGAGCTTGTGAGCAGATCCACAGTGCCATATGAGCGAGAAAAACTAGTGCCTACTGAACAAGCTCTACCAGCAGTGCACAGGAGTCCTGAAAAGCCATTGGACATTAATAATCTGCACTCCACAGATTATACCCATGTGAAGGATCTAGGTCGCAGAAAGACTTGTGTTTCTCAAGTGTTAAAGGATAAAGCAGAGATGTATCAAAGCCCATGTAAGTCCTGTCCAAATCGTGACAGAATTGGGGAGTGGAGGCAAGAAATGCCTTCAGTTCCATATCGAGCAGCTCTTTCTCCTGTTTCCTCAAGAGATGGTGATATGAGACAAAATAAGTGTTGTTCTTCGTTGTCTGTGGTGAACAGTGGTACTTTATGCAGTCCTTTGAAAAGGTCAGGTGTTGTGTCACATTTGTCTGCCCTCTCTTCCTATCAAGACCGATCTCCGAATCATTTAGAGAAATCACCTTCAACTTGCAGACCTGCTGAAGCTATTGGGACTTTTGCAGAAAGAGGCATTTTGCCAGTAAGCCCAAGGGCCTCTCTGCATAGAAATGAAGTTGGTAGTTTTAAAATGGTAGCTTACAGCAAATCACCGAAACAAGCACAAGCAAAAGAACCTTCAGGTGATCTAAACTGGGTGCCAAATTCCTCATTACATGGTGAACAATCACACATCACTTTAATTGGAGAAAATGATAACAACACCCAAGACCCTGAGGAGATTATTTTGGAAGATCTGATGGGAGTTACTATTCAGAATTCAGAAAGCACTTCATCAGATGGTCCTGTTATTTCATCAGTATTTTCTCTCAGTTCTGGGATTGAAAATATCCCCGAAGGAATTAAATGGGACGATGCAAGTTGTTGTAGGACAACATCAGTCAATTCATTGCAAAGGAAAATCGTCCAGTTGGTTGCTGCTACTGATTCTTCAGCACCTTCATTGTCTCCTTTAAACCCTGTGGAACATCTCTCCCTACCTTTGGGAACTCCCATAGACTGTGTTCTGGCACATCCTGCACTGAACCTAGATCCTCGCCCACGTTGGGAACTACAGAACAACATTGCTGGTATTGAACAATTTACTCATCAGCAGATGCAAGTCCAGAACAGTGAGGAGAAGCACCCGGAGGGTGGTGAAAGGAGGAAGGGTCCTGATGCCAGACCTGGCTTGGGAGAGCTCAGTTCCACTGAGAAGGAACGTTTAGTAGAGAATAAGCGGCCTTGCAATGTGTTTGGCAACAAAAGGCTGTCGCCAACATCTGTTTCCTTCAATTTTCTTGAACAAGTAGATTTATCTTTGACAAATAAAAGTCAGTCAACAGAGAGTTCCAGGAATCTTGGTACATCATTGGAGAATAAACCAAATCAAGAACTGACTACTAGTACTGTTTTTAACCAATCAAATTCTGCATGTTCACAGCCAAAAGAAGCCGTTGACAAGGATAAGCAGGAAAAAATGACTTTCAAAGATCCCACGGAGTCCAAAATGAAGACAAAGGAGGCAGTTATCTCCAAGAAAAAACCAGACCTTCAATCTGACTCCAGCAACTCGCTTCCAGATGTTTGTATTTTTATGACATCAAGACATCTCAGACTTATGCCTGTCAGAACAGAACAATTGATTAAATGCCCCCGCCGGAACCAGCCAGTTGTTGTGTTAAACCATCCAGATGTTGATTCAGTGGAAGTGATTAATGTGATGAAGGTTGTCAACAAGTACAAAGGCAATGTCCTCAAAGTGGTTTTATCTGAGCGAACATGTGACCAGCTAGGTGTAAAACGGCATCACAGTCGACTTATCTATCAGAACACGGAGGCAATGCCAGTGAAAAAGCAGACTATGCtgaaaatgaaacttaaaaagaTCCACAAGAACAGCTACCAG